AAACAAATTGGTGTAAATATTATTGTTAGTCCTGAACATGAAGCAGGAGTAAGAACAGCACTTATTGCTGCTAATACCAATTTTATTAAATATAGCCAAAACTTACAAGAAATTGGAAATAACTTCGTCTTTGGAACCACATCATTACATAATCCAGATTTATTTAACAAAAAGCTTTCTCAACTTAATTTCAATGAAAGAGAAATTACCGCAATTCTTGTAAAAAGAAACTCTACCCCAATGCGTCCAACCGGAGATTTAGAGCTTTTTGAAAATGACCAAATCACTATTGTAGGTCAAGTTGATAATGTTACCGAAGCTTTTGAATGATTTAACGAAAAATAATATTTGCAAGCCTATTAAGGCTTGCTTTTTATATAGAAAAGCACCTAAGGAAGATTCCTTAAGTGCCATATTATCGATAAATATAAATTTATAAGTATAATGAAAAGTGTAAAAATGCAATTAAGTAATAAAAGCTAAATGAATCTGAATAAATATCTTTAACAATTGCTTTAAAAACTTTTTCTGATTTAACTGAGAAAGCAAAATCTAAATTCATAAATCCTTTTTCACCAATATTTGAAAACATTACATATTCACGGCTTGCTATTGATGAAATAGAAGGCTCTGGGAATTTAACATTTTTTCTTTCTTTATCGTATCAAGCAACGCTAGTTTCCATTGCTAAAGGAGTATACATTTGTCTAATTTTTAATTCATTATTAGTTGTTAATTTGAAAATTTTATTGAATCTATCATTTTCAAGTTTAACTTTATTTCCTAATGGATTGTTTCCACGGAATAAAGTGAAGTTAAATTGTCTGTCCTTTAAAATTGATGTATCTACTTTTATATATGAATTTCATCTATTGCGTTCTCTTTGATTTTTTCCGCTTCCTTCAACTCAACGGTAAAGCACATTTTGAGTAACGACCATATATTTATTGTGAAGTAAAAGTTTTCTAGGTGGTGTAATGTCAATAATTTTTGCATCACTAGGAATTGAAACATTGTGGTAATACATTTCTTCTTTAGTAATTTCTAAATTAGTATCTACACCTTGACTATTTAATGCGCCGATTTCTTCTCTTGTTAAATAGTTAAAATCATCTCCGAAAATTTGAAAGCTTTTATTATAAATAAAATCTTCATTTAAGCTTCTAAGAATTGAATTTTTAATAGTGTCTTTATTTTTCTTGTAAATTCAAAAGAAAATAGCTGCTATAGCTATGGAAGCAATCAGTCCAATTAATGAAATTATTAAAACAACTCTTCCAAAAGTGGTTTTATTAAGTGCAAAAACCGCAAGATAATATTAAAAATAAAAATCCAGTAATAACAGCAATAATCCCGATTATTCTTCCTTTTCTTGCTTTTGCAACCTCAGGTCCTTTATACGCTTTTCAACATTTTCTTTGATAAAAGGCATCATTTCTTCTTTGAATTTTGTGAAAAATTCATTGCTAGACATTGGGTCTTTTATGATTCTCATATTTCTCCTTTTTAGTAGCTTTTAGGAACGAAATTAAATTATTTAATTTCCCCATAAAGTCATATTTATATTATAATATAAACTGTATTTAAACTTTTTAATATGTACCAATGTTTATTTTCAAATTAATAATTATTAACTTAAATTTTTATAGGAGTATTTATGGAAGCAACTAGAATAATTCCGTTAGGTGGTGTTGAAGAAATCGGTAAATCGACTCTGATTGTTGAACACAAAAACCACATTTTTTTAATTGATGCAGGTATTAAATTTGCAGATACTTATAACACAGGAGTTAAGGGAATTATCCCTAATTATGAGTATTTAAATGGTAAAGGTAAAAAGATAGAAGGTCTTTTTATCACTCATGGTCACGAAGATCATATTGGTGGAGTTGTTTATTTAGTTAAACAAACAAAAATTAAGAAAATTTTTGCTCCTAGAATTGCTATTCAGTATTTAAAATTAAAATTTGAAGAGCATGGAATTACACGTCCTATCGAATTTATCGAGATGCAAAAAGCTGATGTTTATCATTTTGCTAATAATGAATGTAAAGTGGATTTTTGAACCGCGCAGCACTCAATTCCAGATGCGTTCGGAATTAGAGTTACTACTCCAAATGGTTCAATTATGTGTACTGGTGATTTTAGATTTGACTATACCCCAATTGGAAATTTAACTGACTTTGCTAGACTTGACCAAATTGGAAAAGAAGGGTTAACCGCTCTTTTAAGTGATTCAACTAATGCAATGCGTCCTAAACATTCGCCAAGCGAAAGTGACATACTAACTGATATTGAAGCTCATATGCTTAATGCTAAAAAGAAAATCATTATCACAACTTTTGCATCTAACTTAACTAGGGTAAAAGTTATTATTGACCTTGCTGTAAAGCTTAAAAAGAAAGTTATTTGTTTTGGACGTTCAATGATTCAAGGGATTAAAATTGGTCGTAAATTAGGTTATATCAATGTTCCTGATGGTGTTATTATTGATAAAAAACAACTTCCAAATACTAAACCTTCTGATTTAGTGATTTTAACAACTGGTTCTCAAGGTGAACAACTTGCAGCATTATCAAGAATGAGTTATGGAAAACATGCTTCAATTAATATTGAAAAAGGTGATGTTGTTATTTTCTCTTCAAGTCCAATTCCAGGGAATAGAATGATCATTGAACTTCTTGTAAACCGTTTATATAAACTTGGAGCTATCATCAAAGAAAATGGTGTTGATGGATATTTACATACTTCAGGGCACGCTTACCGTTATGAGCATGATAAAATTTTCCAATTAACTAAGCCTAAATACTTCCTTCCTTATCATGGAGAATTTAGAATGTCTGTAGCACATGGAAATACAGCTATTGAAAATGGTGTTAAAAAAGAAAATGTAATTATTATCCGTAAGGGTGTAGTTTACAATATGCTTAAAGGTGAAATTTTTCCAA
This genomic window from Mycoplasmopsis gallinacea contains:
- a CDS encoding potassium channel family protein, producing the protein MKRKNVKTYNSEVDHIIIADATDTRALKGAGVDQVETVVVAVSDNIEIIAALKELRVKNIIARSKSRNHARVLKQIGVNIIVSPEHEAGVRTALIAANTNFIKYSQNLQEIGNNFVFGTTSLHNPDLFNKKLSQLNFNEREITAILVKRNSTPMRPTGDLELFENDQITIVGQVDNVTEAFEWFNEK
- a CDS encoding DUF3137 domain-containing protein; translation: MYYHNVSIPSDAKIIDITPPRKLLLHNKYMVVTQNVLYRWVEGSGKNQRERNRWNSYIKVDTSILKDRQFNFTLFRGNNPLGNKVKLENDRFNKIFKLTTNNELKIRQMYTPLAMETSVAWYDKERKNVKFPEPSISSIASREYVMFSNIGEKGFMNLDFAFSVKSEKVFKAIVKDIYSDSFSFYYLIAFLHFSLYL
- a CDS encoding ribonuclease J, which gives rise to MEATRIIPLGGVEEIGKSTLIVEHKNHIFLIDAGIKFADTYNTGVKGIIPNYEYLNGKGKKIEGLFITHGHEDHIGGVVYLVKQTKIKKIFAPRIAIQYLKLKFEEHGITRPIEFIEMQKADVYHFANNECKVDFWTAQHSIPDAFGIRVTTPNGSIMCTGDFRFDYTPIGNLTDFARLDQIGKEGLTALLSDSTNAMRPKHSPSESDILTDIEAHMLNAKKKIIITTFASNLTRVKVIIDLAVKLKKKVICFGRSMIQGIKIGRKLGYINVPDGVIIDKKQLPNTKPSDLVILTTGSQGEQLAALSRMSYGKHASINIEKGDVVIFSSSPIPGNRMIIELLVNRLYKLGAIIKENGVDGYLHTSGHAYRYEHDKIFQLTKPKYFLPYHGEFRMSVAHGNTAIENGVKKENVIIIRKGVVYNMLKGEIFPTDEKVDFGPVYIDGNTVLSLSSDTLKQRIQLKDSGFVNIVFVIDAKTNSIVTRPQIITRGAFFVKTSKELVEESKRVAHGAVLYHIKNNKNWTIAELEKIVIERLSTLYYKEKRRDPIIIPTFILTNEKPDNVVGKTKINFTNSRTFVAESENEEEQNNQANRNNKDKKKNKPKQNKRKTNLKGQKELLNEVKKSIFGDIEVDQLDIDEEDEK